In one Melopsittacus undulatus isolate bMelUnd1 chromosome 4, bMelUnd1.mat.Z, whole genome shotgun sequence genomic region, the following are encoded:
- the RAB3IL1 gene encoding guanine nucleotide exchange factor for Rab-3A isoform X1 — MSLFSQANFEEDSQKQPAIGHWKPLMPSKGNKEEPETGCQDAGGVDETQSTEQLNMSRLRSSSVEIREKGSEFLKEELHKAQKELKLKDKECERLSKVREQLEQELEELTASLFEEAHKMVREANTKQAASEKQLREARGKIDMLQAEVTALKTLVITSTPSSPNRELHPQLQSPSKAGFRKGHGRNKSTSSAMISAASQNVTPEPVSRECKEVDSILFAEFQAWKESPTLDKSCSFLDRIYREDVGPCLDFTKQELSELVRVAVEQNTLTIEPAASQTLPMVKVSTEECGGPNGFRSQIVTKCALSGLPRTCKHRIMLGDSGNYYYISPSCRARITAVCNFFTYIRYIQQGLVRQDVELMYWEVMRLRREMSLAKLGFYPSEM; from the exons ATGTCACTGTTTAG CCAGGCCAATTTTGAGGAAGACAGCCAGAAGCAACCAGCTATTGGACACTGGAAACCACTAATGCCATCCAAAGGGAACAAGGAGGAGCCAGAGACTGGATGCCAGGATGCTGGAGGTGTGGATGAAACCCAGTCCACTGAGCAGCTCAACATGTCACGTCTACGCAGCTCTTCAGTGGAAATCCGTGAAAAAGGATCTGAATTCCTGAAGGAAGAGCTGCACAAAGCACAAAAG GAGCTGAAGCTGAAGGACAAAGAATGTGAGAGATTATCAAAAGTCAGAGAACAACTGGAGCAGGAACTAGAGGAGTTAACAGCTAGCCTATTTGAG GAAGCACACAAGATGGTGAGAGAAGCAAACACTAAACAGGCGGCATCAGAGAAACAGCTGAGGGAGGCACGGGGGAAG ATCGacatgctgcaggcagaggtaACAGCTTTGAAGACACTGGTCATCACATCAACACCTTCTTCTCCAAACCGGGAGCTGCACCCTCAGCTCCAGAGCCCTTCTAAAGCTGGCTTCAGGAAGGGCCATGGACGAAACAAAAGCACCAGCAGTGCAATGATCTCAGCTGCCAGCCAGAATGTGACTCCAGAGCCTGTCAGCCGTGAGTGCAAAGAG GTCGACTCCATTTTATTTGCCGAGTTCCAGGCCTGGAAGGAATCTCCAACCTTGGATAAATCCTGCTCCTTCCTGGACAGAATTTATCGGGAAGATGTAGGACCTTGTCTGGACTTCACTAAGCAGGAG CTTTCAGAGCTGGTGCGAGTGGCTGTGGAGCAGAATACACTCACCATTGAGCCAGCTGCTTCTCAGACACTGCCTATGGTGAAGGTCTCAACAGAAGAGTGTGGTGGCCCAAA TGGGTTCCGGTCACAAATTGTAAC GAAATGTGCTCTGAGTGGCCTCCCAAGGACCTGCAAGCACCGCATCATGCTGGGGGATTCTGGGAATTACTACTACATTTCACCATCCTGCAGGGCCAGG ATCACAGCAGTGTGCAACTTCTTCACATACATTCGCTACATCCAGCAGGGCTTGGTGAGGCAAGATG TGGAGCTGATGTACTGGGAGGTCATGCGGCTCCGGAGGGAGATGTCTCTGGCCAAGCTTGGGTTTTATCCCAGCGAGATGTAA
- the RAB3IL1 gene encoding guanine nucleotide exchange factor for Rab-3A isoform X3 codes for MSLFSQANFEEDSQKQPAIGHWKPLMPSKGNKEEPETGCQDAGGVDETQSTEQLNMSRLRSSSVEIREKGSEFLKEELHKAQKELKLKDKECERLSKVREQLEQELEELTASLFEEAHKMVREANTKQAASEKQLREARGKIDMLQAEVTALKTLVITSTPSSPNRELHPQLQSPSKAGFRKGHGRNKSTSSAMISAASQNVTPEPVSRECKEVDSILFAEFQAWKESPTLDKSCSFLDRIYREDVGPCLDFTKQELSELVRVAVEQNTLTIEPAASQTLPMVKVSTEECGGPKKCALSGLPRTCKHRIMLGDSGNYYYISPSCRARITAVCNFFTYIRYIQQGLVRQDVELMYWEVMRLRREMSLAKLGFYPSEM; via the exons ATGTCACTGTTTAG CCAGGCCAATTTTGAGGAAGACAGCCAGAAGCAACCAGCTATTGGACACTGGAAACCACTAATGCCATCCAAAGGGAACAAGGAGGAGCCAGAGACTGGATGCCAGGATGCTGGAGGTGTGGATGAAACCCAGTCCACTGAGCAGCTCAACATGTCACGTCTACGCAGCTCTTCAGTGGAAATCCGTGAAAAAGGATCTGAATTCCTGAAGGAAGAGCTGCACAAAGCACAAAAG GAGCTGAAGCTGAAGGACAAAGAATGTGAGAGATTATCAAAAGTCAGAGAACAACTGGAGCAGGAACTAGAGGAGTTAACAGCTAGCCTATTTGAG GAAGCACACAAGATGGTGAGAGAAGCAAACACTAAACAGGCGGCATCAGAGAAACAGCTGAGGGAGGCACGGGGGAAG ATCGacatgctgcaggcagaggtaACAGCTTTGAAGACACTGGTCATCACATCAACACCTTCTTCTCCAAACCGGGAGCTGCACCCTCAGCTCCAGAGCCCTTCTAAAGCTGGCTTCAGGAAGGGCCATGGACGAAACAAAAGCACCAGCAGTGCAATGATCTCAGCTGCCAGCCAGAATGTGACTCCAGAGCCTGTCAGCCGTGAGTGCAAAGAG GTCGACTCCATTTTATTTGCCGAGTTCCAGGCCTGGAAGGAATCTCCAACCTTGGATAAATCCTGCTCCTTCCTGGACAGAATTTATCGGGAAGATGTAGGACCTTGTCTGGACTTCACTAAGCAGGAG CTTTCAGAGCTGGTGCGAGTGGCTGTGGAGCAGAATACACTCACCATTGAGCCAGCTGCTTCTCAGACACTGCCTATGGTGAAGGTCTCAACAGAAGAGTGTGGTGGCCCAAA GAAATGTGCTCTGAGTGGCCTCCCAAGGACCTGCAAGCACCGCATCATGCTGGGGGATTCTGGGAATTACTACTACATTTCACCATCCTGCAGGGCCAGG ATCACAGCAGTGTGCAACTTCTTCACATACATTCGCTACATCCAGCAGGGCTTGGTGAGGCAAGATG TGGAGCTGATGTACTGGGAGGTCATGCGGCTCCGGAGGGAGATGTCTCTGGCCAAGCTTGGGTTTTATCCCAGCGAGATGTAA
- the RAB3IL1 gene encoding guanine nucleotide exchange factor for Rab-3A isoform X2, with protein sequence MRRGQANFEEDSQKQPAIGHWKPLMPSKGNKEEPETGCQDAGGVDETQSTEQLNMSRLRSSSVEIREKGSEFLKEELHKAQKELKLKDKECERLSKVREQLEQELEELTASLFEEAHKMVREANTKQAASEKQLREARGKIDMLQAEVTALKTLVITSTPSSPNRELHPQLQSPSKAGFRKGHGRNKSTSSAMISAASQNVTPEPVSRECKEVDSILFAEFQAWKESPTLDKSCSFLDRIYREDVGPCLDFTKQELSELVRVAVEQNTLTIEPAASQTLPMVKVSTEECGGPNGFRSQIVTKCALSGLPRTCKHRIMLGDSGNYYYISPSCRARITAVCNFFTYIRYIQQGLVRQDVELMYWEVMRLRREMSLAKLGFYPSEM encoded by the exons ATGCGGCGGGG CCAGGCCAATTTTGAGGAAGACAGCCAGAAGCAACCAGCTATTGGACACTGGAAACCACTAATGCCATCCAAAGGGAACAAGGAGGAGCCAGAGACTGGATGCCAGGATGCTGGAGGTGTGGATGAAACCCAGTCCACTGAGCAGCTCAACATGTCACGTCTACGCAGCTCTTCAGTGGAAATCCGTGAAAAAGGATCTGAATTCCTGAAGGAAGAGCTGCACAAAGCACAAAAG GAGCTGAAGCTGAAGGACAAAGAATGTGAGAGATTATCAAAAGTCAGAGAACAACTGGAGCAGGAACTAGAGGAGTTAACAGCTAGCCTATTTGAG GAAGCACACAAGATGGTGAGAGAAGCAAACACTAAACAGGCGGCATCAGAGAAACAGCTGAGGGAGGCACGGGGGAAG ATCGacatgctgcaggcagaggtaACAGCTTTGAAGACACTGGTCATCACATCAACACCTTCTTCTCCAAACCGGGAGCTGCACCCTCAGCTCCAGAGCCCTTCTAAAGCTGGCTTCAGGAAGGGCCATGGACGAAACAAAAGCACCAGCAGTGCAATGATCTCAGCTGCCAGCCAGAATGTGACTCCAGAGCCTGTCAGCCGTGAGTGCAAAGAG GTCGACTCCATTTTATTTGCCGAGTTCCAGGCCTGGAAGGAATCTCCAACCTTGGATAAATCCTGCTCCTTCCTGGACAGAATTTATCGGGAAGATGTAGGACCTTGTCTGGACTTCACTAAGCAGGAG CTTTCAGAGCTGGTGCGAGTGGCTGTGGAGCAGAATACACTCACCATTGAGCCAGCTGCTTCTCAGACACTGCCTATGGTGAAGGTCTCAACAGAAGAGTGTGGTGGCCCAAA TGGGTTCCGGTCACAAATTGTAAC GAAATGTGCTCTGAGTGGCCTCCCAAGGACCTGCAAGCACCGCATCATGCTGGGGGATTCTGGGAATTACTACTACATTTCACCATCCTGCAGGGCCAGG ATCACAGCAGTGTGCAACTTCTTCACATACATTCGCTACATCCAGCAGGGCTTGGTGAGGCAAGATG TGGAGCTGATGTACTGGGAGGTCATGCGGCTCCGGAGGGAGATGTCTCTGGCCAAGCTTGGGTTTTATCCCAGCGAGATGTAA